One region of Pseudomonas glycinae genomic DNA includes:
- a CDS encoding TetR/AcrR family transcriptional regulator: MTAPQRLTDRKREAIIQAAITEFRTNGFEVTSMDKIAATAGVSKRTVYNHFPSKEELFAEILNQLWARISTEQTVSYQPDQPLRDQLRTMLLAKLQMMADDNFMNLARVAIAAAIHSPERAQNMVARMGEREESVTVWIRAAQADGRLKPVDPAFAAHQVQGLLKTFAFWPQISLGQPSLDSTTQNAVVDSALDMFLTCYQL; encoded by the coding sequence ATGACAGCTCCTCAGCGCCTCACTGACCGTAAACGCGAAGCCATCATCCAGGCTGCGATCACCGAATTTCGTACCAACGGTTTCGAGGTCACCAGCATGGACAAGATCGCGGCCACGGCGGGGGTGTCAAAGCGTACGGTGTACAACCATTTTCCGAGCAAGGAAGAGCTGTTCGCCGAAATTCTCAACCAGTTGTGGGCACGGATCAGCACCGAGCAAACCGTCTCGTATCAGCCCGATCAGCCATTGCGCGATCAATTGCGAACCATGCTGCTGGCCAAACTGCAAATGATGGCGGACGACAATTTCATGAATCTGGCCCGTGTCGCCATCGCGGCGGCGATCCATTCGCCAGAGCGCGCGCAGAACATGGTGGCGCGCATGGGCGAACGTGAGGAAAGCGTGACTGTGTGGATTCGCGCCGCCCAGGCGGATGGTCGATTGAAACCGGTCGATCCGGCGTTCGCCGCCCATCAAGTGCAAGGGCTGCTGAAAACCTTTGCCTTCTGGCCACAGATCTCCCTGGGCCAACCCTCGCTCGACAGCACTACGCAAAATGCCGTGGTCGACTCTGCACTCGATATGTTCCTGACCTGCTATCAGCTCTAG
- a CDS encoding ribonucleotide-diphosphate reductase subunit beta, whose amino-acid sequence MLSWDEFDKEDSEVAAVKGANAGHASEANMDRLDSAGGAAALEARAVTAEDSAAVARAKAALDSLDVAEGLAELEGSAARVAVDEKRMINCRADLNQLVPFKYDWAWQKYLDGCANHWMPQEVNMTADIALWKNPEGLTDDERRIVMRNLGFFSTADSLVANNLALAVYRLITNPECRQYILRQAFEEAIHTHAYQYCIESLGMDEGEIFNMYHEIPSVAKKAAWGLKYTRAISDPEFNTGTVETDKELLRNLIAYYCVLEGIFFYCGFTQILSMGRRNKMTGVAEQFQYILRDESMHLNFGIDVINQIKIENPHLWDAEMKEEASQMILQGTQLEIEYARDTMPRGVLGMNAAMMEDYLKFIANRRLSQIGLKEEYPGTTNPFPWMSEIMDLKKEKNFFETRVIEYQTGGALSWD is encoded by the coding sequence ATGCTGAGCTGGGACGAATTCGACAAAGAAGACAGTGAAGTAGCAGCAGTGAAAGGCGCCAACGCCGGCCACGCTAGCGAAGCCAACATGGACCGCCTCGACAGCGCCGGCGGTGCCGCCGCCCTCGAAGCCCGCGCCGTGACCGCCGAAGACTCGGCCGCCGTGGCCCGCGCCAAGGCTGCACTGGATTCCCTCGACGTCGCCGAAGGCCTCGCCGAACTCGAAGGCTCCGCCGCCCGTGTCGCCGTTGACGAAAAGCGCATGATCAACTGCCGCGCCGACCTCAACCAGCTCGTGCCATTCAAGTACGACTGGGCCTGGCAGAAATACCTGGACGGCTGCGCAAACCACTGGATGCCGCAAGAAGTCAACATGACCGCCGACATCGCCCTCTGGAAAAACCCGGAAGGCCTGACCGACGACGAGCGCCGCATCGTGATGCGCAACCTCGGCTTCTTCTCCACTGCCGACTCCCTGGTTGCCAACAACCTGGCCCTGGCCGTGTACCGCCTGATCACCAACCCGGAATGCCGCCAGTACATCCTGCGCCAGGCGTTCGAAGAGGCGATCCACACCCACGCCTACCAGTACTGCATCGAATCGCTGGGCATGGATGAAGGCGAGATCTTCAACATGTACCACGAGATCCCATCGGTCGCGAAAAAAGCCGCCTGGGGCCTGAAATACACCCGCGCCATCTCCGACCCGGAATTCAACACCGGCACCGTCGAAACCGACAAGGAACTGCTGCGCAACCTGATCGCCTACTACTGCGTTCTGGAAGGCATCTTCTTCTACTGCGGCTTCACCCAGATCCTCTCCATGGGCCGCCGCAACAAAATGACCGGCGTCGCCGAGCAGTTCCAGTACATCCTGCGCGACGAATCCATGCACCTGAACTTCGGCATCGACGTGATCAACCAGATCAAAATCGAAAACCCACACCTGTGGGACGCCGAAATGAAGGAAGAAGCTTCGCAGATGATCCTGCAAGGCACCCAGCTGGAAATCGAATACGCCCGCGACACCATGCCTCGTGGCGTACTGGGCATGAACGCAGCGATGATGGAGGACTACCTGAAGTTCATCGCTAACCGTCGTCTGTCGCAGATCGGCCTTAAAGAAGAATATCCAGGGACTACCAACCCGTTCCCTTGGATGAGCGAGATCATGGACTTGAAGAAAGAGAAGAATTTCTTTGAGACTCGTGTGATCGAATACCAAACTGGTGGTGCGCTTAGCTGGGACTAA
- a CDS encoding amidase family protein → MKFRFKGRQNALAQAFLLSLTSSGAFAAPSSAPLEYASASELSAMMVSNELTSVALVQHFITRIADLDKQGPTLNAIIEMNSQALDIAAAMDEERAQGKIRGPLHGIPVLLKDNFNTADNMQTSAGSLAMVGQPAAQDAFTVKQLRDAGAILLGKANMSEWSGMRDLSLPLGWSGRGGQGKNPHVLSESTCGSSSGSAAAVAAGLAPLALGTETNGSISCPASANGVVGVKPTLGLFSRSGIVPITRLQDTPGTMTRTVRDAALLFNVMQGVDASDSATADAPTGVDYTALLSSEALQGKRIGYPVAYTGSHATVLNPSLEMLAAMATLEEQGATLVPLTVRLPDIDDYINGLMGAMKHELPEYLASRQGLPIDSLQALIDFNQANPVDDSFGQQTLEAINASALSRQESSTLLATISQNFKDAIDEQVREHNLDALFAEADGFSQFSAATAGYPAITLPSGMSDDATPTSVTFYGQQWSEPQLFAMAYSYEQASMELRHPGFKE, encoded by the coding sequence ATGAAATTCCGCTTTAAGGGCAGACAGAATGCGCTCGCGCAGGCCTTCCTGCTTTCGCTCACCAGCAGCGGCGCCTTCGCGGCGCCCTCCAGCGCACCCCTTGAGTACGCAAGCGCCAGCGAGCTGAGTGCAATGATGGTCAGCAACGAACTGACTTCAGTCGCGCTGGTTCAGCACTTCATCACACGCATTGCGGATCTGGACAAGCAAGGTCCGACCCTCAATGCCATTATCGAAATGAATTCCCAGGCTCTCGACATCGCAGCCGCGATGGACGAAGAGCGTGCGCAAGGCAAGATCCGTGGGCCGCTGCACGGTATTCCCGTGCTGCTGAAAGACAACTTCAATACCGCCGACAACATGCAAACCAGTGCAGGCTCACTGGCCATGGTCGGGCAACCGGCGGCTCAAGATGCGTTCACGGTTAAACAACTGCGCGATGCCGGCGCCATCCTGCTGGGCAAGGCCAACATGAGCGAGTGGTCGGGGATGCGGGACTTGTCACTGCCCTTGGGGTGGAGCGGGCGCGGTGGTCAGGGGAAAAATCCTCATGTCCTCAGCGAAAGTACTTGTGGTTCCAGTTCAGGTTCGGCGGCAGCGGTTGCCGCAGGGCTCGCTCCACTGGCTCTGGGAACTGAAACCAACGGCTCGATCAGTTGCCCAGCGTCGGCCAATGGTGTGGTTGGCGTCAAACCGACGCTCGGATTGTTCAGCCGCTCCGGCATCGTGCCTATCACCCGCTTGCAAGACACGCCGGGCACAATGACCCGAACCGTGCGGGATGCCGCGCTGTTGTTCAACGTCATGCAAGGCGTTGATGCCTCTGACAGTGCCACTGCCGACGCGCCCACTGGCGTCGACTACACCGCATTGCTCTCCAGTGAAGCGCTGCAAGGCAAACGGATCGGTTATCCGGTTGCATACACCGGATCCCACGCTACGGTACTGAACCCGAGTCTGGAGATGCTTGCTGCAATGGCCACGCTGGAAGAGCAAGGCGCTACGCTGGTCCCGCTGACTGTGCGTCTGCCGGACATCGATGACTACATTAACGGTCTGATGGGCGCGATGAAGCATGAGCTGCCCGAATATCTCGCCAGCCGCCAAGGCTTGCCGATTGACTCCTTGCAGGCACTGATAGATTTCAACCAAGCCAACCCCGTTGACGATTCATTCGGCCAGCAGACGCTTGAGGCCATCAACGCATCGGCGCTTTCCCGCCAAGAGTCGAGCACACTGCTTGCTACTATCAGTCAGAACTTCAAAGACGCTATCGATGAGCAGGTGCGTGAGCACAATCTGGATGCACTGTTCGCCGAAGCGGACGGCTTTTCCCAGTTCTCCGCCGCCACCGCAGGCTACCCGGCAATCACCTTGCCCTCGGGCATGAGCGATGACGCCACGCCGACCTCCGTGACCTTCTACGGCCAGCAGTGGAGCGAGCCACAGTTGTTTGCCATGGCGTACAGCTACGAACAGGCTTCGATGGAATTGCGTCATCCGGGGTTCAAGGAGTAA
- a CDS encoding MBL fold metallo-hydrolase: MAKSNSPAVSPAPEASRQAEGTFRNHAPVQREGLRKMLRIMWNMIFHKPRNTRPASAIPVQPMTRADLIAAPNHSVYRLGHSTLLLKLQDKFWITDPVFAERASPVQWAGPKRFHQPPISIDELPPIEAVILSHNHYDHLDYEAVLKLADKVNVFLTPLGVGDTLIKWGIDGSKIRQFDWWQGTEVAGIRFIATPSQHFSGRGLFDSNQTLWASWVIIDGDKRIFFSGDSGYFDGFKRIGEEYGPFDLTLMETGAYNVEWPHVHMQPEETLQAHLDLKGRWLFPIHNGTFDLAMHAWHEPFDRILALAWERSVSITTPRMGEAFNLMQPQRGDAWWLEMEQEMSEKGSIACSGYKAG, encoded by the coding sequence ATGGCCAAATCAAATTCTCCCGCGGTTAGTCCAGCACCTGAAGCTTCGCGCCAGGCCGAAGGGACTTTCCGCAACCACGCGCCGGTGCAGCGCGAAGGATTGCGCAAGATGCTGCGCATCATGTGGAACATGATCTTCCACAAGCCGCGCAACACCCGTCCTGCGTCGGCCATCCCAGTGCAGCCAATGACCCGCGCCGACCTGATCGCGGCTCCCAACCACAGTGTTTATCGCCTCGGCCATTCGACCTTGCTGCTCAAGCTGCAAGACAAATTCTGGATAACCGATCCGGTGTTTGCCGAGCGCGCCTCGCCGGTGCAATGGGCCGGGCCGAAACGCTTTCACCAGCCACCGATCAGCATCGATGAATTACCGCCGATCGAAGCGGTGATCCTGTCGCATAACCACTACGACCACCTCGACTATGAAGCGGTGCTGAAACTGGCGGACAAGGTCAACGTGTTCCTGACCCCGCTGGGCGTCGGTGACACCCTGATCAAATGGGGCATCGATGGCAGCAAGATCCGCCAGTTCGACTGGTGGCAGGGCACCGAAGTCGCCGGCATCCGCTTCATCGCCACCCCGTCGCAGCACTTTTCCGGGCGGGGCCTGTTCGATAGCAACCAGACGCTGTGGGCATCCTGGGTCATCATCGACGGTGACAAACGCATCTTCTTCAGCGGCGACAGCGGCTACTTCGACGGTTTTAAACGCATTGGTGAAGAGTACGGACCGTTCGACCTGACGCTGATGGAAACCGGCGCCTACAACGTCGAGTGGCCTCACGTGCACATGCAACCTGAAGAAACGTTGCAGGCTCACCTCGACCTCAAGGGCCGCTGGCTGTTTCCGATCCACAACGGCACGTTCGATCTGGCGATGCACGCCTGGCATGAGCCGTTCGACCGCATTCTTGCGCTGGCATGGGAACGCAGCGTGTCGATCACCACGCCGAGAATGGGCGAGGCTTTTAACCTGATGCAACCGCAGCGTGGGGACGCGTGGTGGTTGGAAATGGAACAAGAGATGTCAGAAAAAGGGAGCATTGCTTGTAGCGGCTACAAGGCTGGGTGA
- a CDS encoding DUF6933 domain-containing protein translates to MLIFNCTEAASKFFSRVHQGKNITPVDFAPPSSTVEDDEMDSGIEQWLVHAITVQRKHVLFAMHIKTRYCMVFADMKKADLDAFVGQFADRWFNGVMLHATHHGLSEWIDIEPLIERFQWMCRPQQFYRRSHRSAQKHIDEIAWVFQDKAAGTGCLPPDEVAAMVFDAQMNDTPRNSKGTKGYYYPDEEMTVHWLRRYCALDEDEVQAAKDRRKQVYREIAAAEHEAWLKEYNRQNSIT, encoded by the coding sequence ATGCTGATCTTCAATTGCACCGAAGCCGCCAGTAAGTTCTTCAGTCGTGTCCACCAGGGCAAAAATATCACCCCGGTGGATTTCGCCCCGCCATCATCAACCGTCGAAGATGATGAGATGGACAGTGGTATCGAACAGTGGCTGGTGCATGCGATCACTGTGCAACGAAAGCATGTACTGTTCGCCATGCATATCAAGACTCGCTATTGCATGGTTTTCGCCGACATGAAAAAGGCCGATCTGGATGCATTTGTGGGGCAATTCGCTGATCGCTGGTTCAACGGTGTAATGCTTCATGCAACCCATCACGGGCTCTCCGAGTGGATTGATATCGAACCGTTGATTGAGCGATTCCAGTGGATGTGTCGACCGCAGCAGTTCTATCGCCGCAGCCATCGCAGCGCACAAAAACACATCGATGAAATTGCCTGGGTCTTCCAGGACAAGGCCGCAGGAACCGGTTGTTTACCGCCTGATGAAGTCGCAGCCATGGTGTTCGACGCGCAGATGAACGACACCCCGAGAAACAGTAAGGGCACAAAGGGTTATTACTACCCGGATGAGGAGATGACCGTTCATTGGCTTCGTCGTTATTGCGCTCTGGATGAGGACGAAGTTCAAGCGGCCAAGGACCGGCGCAAGCAAGTGTATCGGGAGATCGCAGCAGCTGAGCACGAAGCCTGGCTGAAGGAATACAACCGACAAAACTCGATTACTTAA
- the acs gene encoding acetate--CoA ligase, protein MSAASLYPVRPEVLANTLTDEATYKAMYQQSVVNPDGFWREQAKRLDWIKPFTTVKQTSFDDHHVDIKWFADGTLNVSYNCLDRHLAERGDQVAIIWEGDDPSESRNITYRELHEQVCKLANALRGQDVHRGDVVTIYMPMIPEAVVAMLACTRIGAIHSVVFGGFSPEALAGRIIDCRSKVVITADEGIRAGKKISLKANVDDALTNPETSSIQKVIVCKRTGGDIKWNQHRDIWYEDLMKVAGTVCAPKEMGAEEALFILYTSGSTGKPKGVQHTTGGYLLYAAMTHERVFDYRPGEIYWCTADVGWVTGHSYIVYGPLANGATTLLFEGVPNYPDITRVAKIVDKHKVNILYTAPTAIRAMMASGTAAVEGADGSSLRLLGSVGEPINPEAWDWYYKNVGKSRCPIVDTWWQTETGGNMMSPLPGAHALKPGSAARPFFGVVPALVDNLGNIIEGEAEGNLVILDSWPGQARTLYGDHDRFVDTYFKTFRGMYFTGDGARRDADGYYWITGRVDDVLNVSGHRMGTAEIESAMVAHPKVAEAAVVGVPHDIKGQGIYVYVTLKNGEEPSEQLRLELKNWVRKEIGPIASPDVIQWAPGLPKTRSGKIMRRILRKIATAEYEGLGDISTLADPGVVQHLIDTHKTMNVA, encoded by the coding sequence ATGAGTGCGGCTTCCCTGTATCCCGTTCGTCCCGAGGTTCTGGCCAATACGCTGACCGACGAGGCGACCTACAAAGCCATGTACCAACAGTCGGTCGTCAACCCTGACGGCTTCTGGCGTGAACAAGCCAAGCGCCTCGACTGGATCAAGCCTTTCACCACGGTGAAACAGACTTCGTTCGACGATCACCATGTCGACATCAAGTGGTTTGCCGACGGCACCCTGAACGTTTCCTACAACTGCCTCGACCGCCATCTGGCCGAGCGCGGCGATCAGGTCGCCATCATCTGGGAAGGCGACGACCCTTCCGAAAGCCGCAACATCACCTACCGCGAGCTGCACGAACAAGTGTGCAAGCTCGCCAACGCCCTGCGTGGCCAGGACGTACACCGCGGCGACGTGGTGACCATTTATATGCCGATGATCCCCGAAGCCGTGGTCGCCATGCTGGCCTGCACCCGAATCGGCGCGATTCACTCGGTGGTGTTCGGCGGTTTCTCGCCGGAAGCCCTGGCCGGTCGCATCATCGACTGCCGCTCGAAAGTGGTGATCACCGCTGACGAAGGCATCCGTGCCGGCAAGAAGATTTCCCTCAAGGCCAACGTCGACGACGCCCTGACCAACCCGGAAACCAGCAGCATCCAGAAAGTCATCGTGTGCAAGCGCACCGGCGGCGACATCAAGTGGAACCAGCATCGCGACATCTGGTACGAAGACCTGATGAAAGTGGCGGGCACGGTCTGCGCGCCGAAAGAGATGGGCGCCGAAGAAGCACTGTTCATCCTTTATACCTCCGGCTCTACCGGCAAGCCGAAGGGCGTGCAGCACACCACTGGCGGTTACCTGTTGTACGCGGCCATGACTCACGAGCGCGTGTTCGACTACCGTCCGGGTGAAATCTACTGGTGCACCGCCGACGTCGGCTGGGTCACCGGTCACTCCTACATCGTCTACGGCCCGCTGGCCAACGGCGCGACCACGCTGCTGTTCGAAGGCGTGCCGAACTATCCGGACATCACCCGGGTGGCGAAGATCGTCGACAAGCACAAGGTCAACATCCTCTACACCGCACCGACCGCGATCCGCGCGATGATGGCCTCCGGCACCGCCGCTGTTGAAGGTGCGGACGGCAGCAGCCTGCGTCTGCTCGGTTCGGTCGGCGAGCCGATCAACCCGGAAGCCTGGGACTGGTACTACAAGAACGTCGGCAAGTCCCGTTGCCCGATCGTCGACACCTGGTGGCAGACCGAAACCGGCGGCAACATGATGAGCCCGCTGCCGGGTGCTCATGCGCTCAAGCCTGGTTCGGCCGCACGTCCGTTCTTCGGTGTGGTGCCGGCGCTGGTGGACAATCTCGGTAACATCATCGAAGGCGAGGCCGAGGGCAATCTGGTGATTCTCGATTCGTGGCCAGGTCAGGCGCGCACCCTGTACGGCGATCACGACCGTTTCGTCGACACCTACTTCAAGACTTTCCGTGGCATGTATTTCACTGGTGACGGTGCTCGTCGCGATGCCGACGGTTACTACTGGATCACCGGTCGCGTGGACGACGTGCTCAACGTGTCCGGCCACCGCATGGGTACCGCCGAGATCGAAAGCGCGATGGTCGCTCACCCGAAAGTCGCCGAAGCGGCGGTGGTCGGTGTGCCGCACGACATCAAGGGGCAGGGCATTTATGTCTACGTCACCCTGAAGAACGGCGAAGAGCCGAGCGAGCAACTGCGTCTGGAACTGAAAAACTGGGTGCGCAAGGAGATCGGGCCGATCGCTTCGCCGGACGTGATCCAGTGGGCGCCAGGGCTGCCGAAGACCCGTTCGGGCAAGATCATGCGCCGCATCCTGCGCAAGATCGCTACCGCTGAATACGAAGGCCTGGGCGACATCTCCACCCTGGCGGATCCGGGTGTGGTGCAGCATCTGATCGATACGCACAAGACCATGAACGTCGCGTAA
- a CDS encoding AraC family transcriptional regulator, translating into MRNVSINLLDDTPRPVVAIGTDYSHGYLLPRHTHRRAQLLYGATGVMQVSTHDGNWVVPPQRAVWIPPGVAHEVLMLGVSTRSLYIEPGAVDLGERCQVISVSPLIRHLLMEAVELPLTYDLTGRDGVLIDLLLHELVRSAPLPLHIPLPSDGRLLELCQTFLHQPNAHQSPQHWADQLHVSLRTFNRLFRQQTGLSFSQWRQRACVVLALARLAAGEAVTRIALDFGYDSPAAFSTMFRRILGQAPSVWLKAAN; encoded by the coding sequence ATGCGCAATGTTTCGATCAATCTGCTGGATGACACGCCGCGCCCGGTGGTGGCGATCGGTACGGATTATTCCCACGGCTATCTGTTGCCTCGTCATACACATCGGCGGGCGCAATTGTTGTACGGCGCGACTGGGGTGATGCAGGTCAGCACGCATGATGGCAACTGGGTGGTGCCGCCGCAGCGGGCGGTGTGGATTCCGCCGGGGGTGGCGCATGAGGTGTTGATGCTGGGGGTCAGCACGCGCAGTTTGTATATCGAACCGGGGGCGGTGGATCTGGGCGAACGTTGTCAGGTGATCAGTGTGTCGCCGTTGATACGGCATTTGCTGATGGAAGCCGTGGAGTTGCCGCTGACCTATGACCTGACCGGGCGCGACGGAGTGCTGATCGATCTGTTGCTGCATGAATTGGTGCGCAGTGCACCGTTACCGTTGCATATCCCGCTGCCGTCTGACGGAAGACTGCTCGAATTGTGTCAGACCTTTCTGCATCAGCCGAATGCTCACCAATCACCCCAGCATTGGGCCGATCAGCTGCACGTAAGCTTACGCACCTTCAACAGACTGTTTCGTCAGCAGACCGGCCTGAGTTTCAGTCAATGGCGCCAGCGCGCCTGCGTGGTATTGGCGCTGGCACGCCTGGCGGCGGGTGAAGCAGTGACGCGGATTGCCCTGGATTTCGGCTATGACAGCCCGGCGGCGTTCTCGACGATGTTCCGCCGGATCCTCGGTCAGGCACCGTCCGTCTGGTTGAAGGCGGCGAACTAG
- a CDS encoding HNH endonuclease codes for MVIKAVSKERISKAMLEFDHKFRGRREWQSWESNQAHRYAINVGGELYPAKKIVSLATGLAVGDFSGGHPTNSYLEKRGFTVVELPRGEAQPLLQFTHNAVYDRRTEINGPFGGSRQSGIAASSTYPVIFLFTGDSGEQYGYSDGWEDGAYLYTGEGQQGPMTLTRGNRAIARHAEDGRALHMFRSLGKGKGYVYEGEFSCADMFKRNQLDVKGETRTAIVFRLVPVGFPSEMIESEVENEEEADFPDSLAAARLVALAACKPGSDDLKQSGPRKIYQRSRKVAHYVLMRAKGACESCERPAPFTKKDGTPYLEPHHVNRVSDGGLDHPRYVAAVCPSCHREIHSGVHGVAVNERLKQRLEVIEG; via the coding sequence GTGGTGATCAAAGCAGTATCGAAGGAACGAATAAGCAAAGCGATGCTGGAATTTGATCATAAATTTCGGGGCAGGCGTGAATGGCAAAGTTGGGAAAGTAACCAAGCCCACCGTTATGCCATTAACGTAGGCGGTGAGCTCTATCCTGCGAAGAAAATCGTCTCATTAGCGACCGGTCTTGCTGTCGGAGATTTTTCCGGGGGGCATCCGACCAACAGCTACCTAGAAAAGCGAGGCTTCACAGTTGTGGAGTTACCGCGTGGGGAAGCTCAACCTCTATTGCAGTTCACACATAATGCGGTTTACGACCGAAGAACTGAGATCAACGGACCGTTCGGTGGAAGTCGACAAAGCGGAATTGCAGCGTCTTCCACCTACCCCGTGATTTTTTTGTTCACGGGCGATAGCGGAGAGCAATACGGCTACAGCGACGGATGGGAGGACGGCGCTTATCTATACACCGGAGAAGGACAGCAAGGTCCAATGACATTGACTCGCGGAAACCGAGCCATTGCTCGGCATGCCGAGGATGGTCGAGCTCTGCACATGTTTAGGTCCCTCGGCAAAGGAAAAGGCTACGTTTACGAGGGTGAGTTTTCTTGCGCCGACATGTTTAAACGTAACCAATTGGATGTGAAAGGCGAGACTCGAACGGCGATTGTTTTTCGGCTAGTTCCTGTTGGTTTTCCGAGTGAAATGATTGAGTCTGAAGTGGAGAATGAGGAAGAGGCTGACTTCCCGGACTCTTTGGCCGCTGCGCGTTTGGTTGCATTGGCGGCATGCAAGCCAGGGAGTGATGATTTAAAACAATCCGGTCCCCGTAAGATCTATCAGCGCAGCCGGAAGGTTGCGCACTATGTGCTGATGCGTGCCAAAGGCGCATGCGAGAGCTGTGAGCGGCCGGCTCCTTTCACGAAAAAGGACGGCACACCTTACTTGGAACCGCATCACGTAAACCGAGTCTCCGATGGTGGGTTAGACCACCCACGGTATGTGGCGGCCGTGTGTCCAAGTTGTCACCGGGAGATTCATTCTGGGGTGCACGGAGTGGCGGTGAATGAAAGACTGAAGCAGCGATTAGAAGTAATTGAAGGTTGA
- a CDS encoding sulfite exporter TauE/SafE family protein, whose amino-acid sequence MFYLLLTLFGCLTGVTAVLFGFGGGFVVVPLLYRMLTASHGADDPISQSAMHIAVATSTCVMIVNALVATDKHRRAGNLIRDYLWPLGGFIGLGAVVGAIAAVWVSGEVIRYAFIAYLGVTIVDCLLRRGFLTQSEGVIPRRLGTVETSGGGVGIGAIATFLGVGGSVMTVPLLRRCGLSMSQATSMANPLSVPVALAGTLTYMVMAGFSETDLGSWFVGYVDLLAFAVLTLGSMLGIRLATPWIGRIPDRVHAWVYIGLLVIVMLGMSAR is encoded by the coding sequence ATGTTCTACCTTCTGCTGACACTTTTCGGCTGCCTGACCGGCGTCACTGCCGTGCTCTTCGGCTTCGGCGGCGGCTTCGTCGTCGTGCCGCTGCTGTATCGCATGCTCACCGCGAGCCACGGCGCCGACGACCCGATTAGCCAATCCGCCATGCACATCGCCGTCGCCACCTCGACCTGCGTGATGATCGTCAACGCACTGGTCGCAACCGACAAACACCGCCGCGCCGGCAACCTCATCCGTGATTACCTGTGGCCCTTGGGCGGATTCATCGGATTGGGCGCGGTCGTCGGCGCAATTGCCGCGGTGTGGGTCAGCGGCGAAGTCATTCGTTATGCCTTCATCGCCTACCTCGGCGTGACGATTGTCGATTGCCTGCTGCGACGCGGATTTCTTACGCAATCCGAAGGCGTCATCCCACGGCGACTGGGAACGGTGGAAACTTCTGGCGGCGGTGTAGGCATCGGCGCCATCGCAACCTTCCTCGGTGTAGGAGGAAGCGTCATGACCGTGCCGTTATTGCGGCGTTGCGGGTTGAGCATGTCGCAGGCGACGTCCATGGCCAATCCGCTGAGCGTGCCCGTGGCGCTGGCGGGGACGCTGACCTACATGGTGATGGCTGGATTTAGCGAGACAGACCTCGGGTCATGGTTTGTCGGATATGTGGATCTGCTGGCGTTTGCGGTGCTGACGCTGGGCTCGATGCTGGGGATTCGACTGGCCACGCCGTGGATCGGACGGATACCGGATCGGGTGCATGCTTGGGTTTATATTGGATTGTTGGTTATTGTGATGTTGGGAATGTCGGCGAGGTAG
- a CDS encoding DUF2790 domain-containing protein translates to MKALLVLALSSLCATAMADEVPTDVAQQQPAIEEYTYSTHLDIAKVVSMSEVPNVCEVVPAKMEYDDSKGQRHILRYSIMGNGCTN, encoded by the coding sequence ATGAAAGCTTTATTGGTTCTGGCCCTCAGCAGTCTGTGCGCAACCGCCATGGCAGACGAGGTTCCGACTGATGTCGCACAGCAACAACCAGCCATCGAGGAATACACTTACTCCACTCACCTGGACATCGCCAAAGTTGTATCGATGAGCGAAGTTCCGAATGTCTGCGAAGTTGTTCCGGCGAAAATGGAGTACGACGACTCCAAAGGTCAGCGTCACATCCTGCGTTACAGCATCATGGGCAACGGCTGCACCAATTGA